One Streptomyces sp. ML-6 DNA segment encodes these proteins:
- a CDS encoding aminoglycoside phosphotransferase family protein, translated as MESVTARLVRRFGPQVADWCADAPDLIARLTSQWGLSLGESLPDGASSVTLRCRWPDGTPAVLKISPEQALMAEQAGMLGWFAPSGRVPSVLAVDEEAGAMVLEEIVPGTPAEDMPAASLPERWSELLAALHGVAPPPLPTRVLRERCEEAFARVGRRLSEPAISARMDVTVWDRALQRCKRLLDTEATTVLLHGDLHLGNVLDGGPKRGLMAIDPKACIGDPCFDAVDYVVAGAGLEGVETRCARVSAACGLDGDRLHAWSQAIAPFAAIAHLGAGGEGPVIDELLALTR; from the coding sequence GTGGAGAGCGTCACTGCTCGGTTGGTACGTCGATTCGGTCCCCAGGTTGCCGACTGGTGCGCCGACGCGCCGGATCTCATTGCCCGGCTGACCTCCCAGTGGGGACTTTCGCTCGGCGAGTCCCTCCCGGACGGTGCTTCGTCGGTCACGTTGCGGTGCCGTTGGCCCGACGGCACGCCTGCGGTGCTGAAGATCAGCCCGGAGCAGGCCCTTATGGCCGAACAGGCCGGAATGCTGGGATGGTTCGCCCCCTCGGGCCGGGTGCCCTCTGTGCTGGCCGTCGACGAGGAGGCGGGCGCAATGGTGCTGGAGGAGATCGTGCCCGGAACGCCGGCGGAGGACATGCCCGCAGCCTCGCTTCCGGAACGGTGGTCGGAGCTGCTCGCCGCCCTGCACGGGGTCGCTCCGCCTCCGCTGCCGACGCGTGTGCTGCGTGAACGGTGCGAGGAGGCCTTCGCCCGGGTCGGCAGGCGGCTGTCCGAACCTGCGATCAGCGCACGGATGGACGTCACCGTGTGGGACAGGGCCCTCCAGCGGTGCAAGCGGCTGCTGGACACGGAAGCGACGACCGTACTGCTCCACGGCGACCTGCACCTGGGCAACGTGCTCGACGGCGGCCCGAAGCGCGGGCTCATGGCCATCGACCCGAAAGCCTGTATCGGTGATCCGTGCTTCGACGCCGTGGACTACGTCGTGGCCGGCGCCGGACTGGAGGGCGTCGAGACCCGTTGCGCGCGCGTGTCGGCGGCGTGCGGGCTCGACGGCGACCGGCTCCACGCCTGGAGCCAGGCGATCGCGCCGTTTGCGGCCATCGCCCACCTCGGTGCCGGCGGTGAGGGACCGGTGATCGATGAACTGCTCGCGTTGACCCGGTGA
- a CDS encoding DUF6225 family protein — MTEIFEHAPQIWNAAQLRDALKDLPDDAPIHIGVAEDPGDFDGYREGVLVDAHRVENWWPATATEPERTETEKALTLFVDWEPGAYDRLD, encoded by the coding sequence ATGACCGAAATCTTCGAGCACGCCCCGCAGATCTGGAACGCCGCGCAACTCCGCGACGCGCTGAAGGACCTCCCCGACGACGCGCCCATCCACATCGGTGTGGCGGAAGACCCCGGTGACTTCGACGGGTACCGCGAGGGTGTCCTCGTGGACGCCCACCGGGTCGAGAACTGGTGGCCGGCCACCGCCACCGAACCGGAACGCACCGAGACCGAGAAAGCGCTGACGCTGTTCGTCGACTGGGAACCGGGCGCCTACGACCGCCTCGACTGA
- a CDS encoding response regulator transcription factor: MAVIGREDARRAGRRGPRAVGLDPVPRIVVLTTFDEDEFVYAALRTGCSGFLLKDVAPEQLISAVNAALFADLLVAPAHIRRLIQKHAVQDQQPQQAVRPGADATSLLTGREIEVLGLIAQGLANEGIAERLCVSDSPLKTHLHRLMAKLNLRSRAQAVVFAYEPGIARVGEGPALPGKLDRSGGPGGSGV, encoded by the coding sequence ATGGCGGTCATTGGTCGAGAAGACGCTCGCAGAGCCGGACGGCGCGGTCCCCGTGCCGTCGGTCTCGACCCGGTTCCACGGATCGTCGTCCTCACCACCTTCGACGAAGACGAGTTCGTCTACGCGGCCCTGCGCACCGGCTGCAGTGGCTTCCTGCTGAAGGACGTGGCGCCCGAGCAGCTGATCAGCGCCGTCAACGCGGCCCTCTTCGCCGACCTCCTGGTCGCCCCGGCCCACATCCGCCGCCTCATCCAGAAGCACGCCGTCCAGGATCAACAGCCCCAGCAGGCGGTCCGGCCCGGGGCCGACGCGACGAGCCTGCTCACCGGACGCGAGATCGAGGTGCTCGGCCTGATCGCCCAGGGCCTGGCGAATGAGGGGATCGCCGAGCGCCTGTGCGTCAGCGATTCCCCCCTCAAGACCCACCTCCACCGGCTGATGGCCAAGCTGAACCTCCGCAGCCGCGCCCAGGCGGTGGTGTTCGCGTACGAGCCGGGCATCGCGCGAGTCGGAGAAGGCCCCGCGCTGCCGGGCAAGCTGGACAGATCGGGCGGACCGGGCGGCTCAGGGGTGTGA
- a CDS encoding MarR family transcriptional regulator, producing MSTPSMRPDAGEVYRQYLSAVLLHGHASAHACNLGATDLYALNILHLVGAMTPGELAARTGLTTGPTTRLVDRLEQAGYVRRVPDSSDRRKVSVEPVGEPVELDRVMAPAREKIGQIFGSYAPEQLDVLFDYFARAATAYQEAAEQLRDQ from the coding sequence TTGTCAACGCCGTCGATGCGCCCTGATGCGGGCGAGGTCTACCGCCAGTACCTCAGCGCGGTGCTGCTGCACGGCCACGCGAGCGCCCATGCCTGCAACCTCGGCGCCACGGATCTGTATGCGCTGAACATCCTTCATCTGGTGGGTGCGATGACGCCGGGCGAGCTGGCGGCGCGCACCGGCCTGACGACCGGGCCGACCACCCGTCTGGTCGACCGCCTGGAGCAGGCGGGCTACGTGCGCCGTGTGCCCGATTCCAGCGACCGGCGCAAGGTGAGCGTCGAGCCGGTCGGCGAACCCGTCGAGCTCGACCGCGTCATGGCGCCCGCCCGGGAGAAGATCGGTCAGATCTTCGGCAGTTACGCGCCGGAGCAGCTCGATGTCCTCTTCGACTACTTCGCCCGTGCCGCCACGGCGTACCAGGAAGCCGCCGAGCAGTTGCGCGATCAGTGA
- a CDS encoding GNAT family N-acetyltransferase, with translation MADSHHDKRVFPELETGIAGLTLRVLTAEQADEYYALIGRNHEHLTQHGDYQELVASDYETVHAELLNDPNPSLRCGIFLHGALIGRVDLVAVNPPWYGFGYWLDREATGHGYATAACRVLIEYGATALGATDMFAGVTHGNDKSGAVLTRLGFKATEVFETYTRYHRPLVAQPCAYPPQRCS, from the coding sequence ATGGCCGACAGTCATCACGACAAGCGCGTCTTTCCCGAACTCGAAACCGGCATCGCCGGATTGACGTTACGTGTGCTCACTGCGGAGCAAGCCGATGAGTATTACGCGCTCATCGGCCGAAACCACGAACACCTCACTCAGCACGGCGACTACCAGGAGCTGGTCGCATCGGACTACGAGACAGTACATGCCGAGCTGCTCAACGACCCCAATCCGTCCCTCCGTTGCGGCATCTTCCTGCATGGCGCCCTCATCGGCCGCGTTGACCTTGTGGCTGTCAACCCGCCCTGGTACGGCTTCGGATACTGGCTCGACCGCGAGGCAACGGGACATGGATACGCCACAGCAGCCTGCCGTGTGCTGATCGAGTACGGAGCCACTGCGCTGGGTGCCACCGACATGTTCGCGGGCGTTACCCACGGAAACGACAAGAGCGGCGCTGTGCTGACCCGGCTCGGCTTCAAGGCCACCGAGGTCTTCGAGACCTACACCCGATACCACCGGCCCCTCGTCGCCCAGCCCTGCGCGTATCCCCCACAACGGTGCTCCTGA
- a CDS encoding SDR family NAD(P)-dependent oxidoreductase, with translation MTRALITGATGGMGHALALALAAEGHIITAVARTERHLKSLIGELGGPHDYLTADLATQSGLRDTAAALRARPYDLLVNNAALAPSGPFDHTDPDALRAAIRLNCEAVVALSHAFLATARPGAALVNVSSTLAFVPKPDRAVYSATKAFATSFSEALWYEQKGRGVYVLALCPGPTATRPGLHADTPSALVQSPETVAATAVTALRERRRPAVVSGRANTLFAVATRLLPRGTVLRLLADG, from the coding sequence GTGACCCGCGCCTTGATCACCGGCGCCACCGGGGGCATGGGCCACGCCCTTGCACTGGCCCTCGCCGCCGAGGGCCACATCATCACCGCCGTCGCCCGCACCGAACGCCACCTCAAGTCCCTGATCGGTGAACTCGGCGGCCCTCACGATTACTTGACCGCCGACCTGGCCACCCAATCGGGTCTGCGCGACACCGCTGCCGCACTGCGCGCCAGACCCTACGACCTCCTCGTCAACAACGCCGCGCTCGCCCCTTCCGGGCCGTTCGACCACACCGATCCCGATGCACTCCGGGCGGCGATCCGCCTGAACTGCGAGGCCGTCGTCGCCCTCTCCCACGCCTTCCTCGCCACCGCCCGGCCAGGAGCCGCTCTCGTCAACGTCTCCTCGACCCTCGCCTTCGTGCCCAAGCCCGACCGGGCGGTCTACAGCGCCACCAAAGCGTTCGCCACGTCTTTCTCCGAGGCCCTGTGGTACGAGCAGAAGGGGCGCGGCGTCTACGTACTGGCGCTCTGCCCCGGCCCCACCGCCACTCGCCCCGGCCTGCACGCGGACACCCCGTCCGCCCTGGTCCAGTCACCGGAAACAGTCGCCGCCACCGCGGTCACCGCCCTGCGCGAACGCCGCCGCCCCGCCGTCGTCTCCGGCCGCGCGAACACGCTCTTCGCCGTAGCCACCCGCCTCCTCCCGCGCGGAACGGTCCTCCGCCTCCTCGCCGACGGCTGA
- a CDS encoding SgcJ/EcaC family oxidoreductase, translated as MNRKIVKRAVLASTLALVLGATGAYLYLDVTSDVQRIGAESCAEVIPADADRRDGKAVCATLDALSDAWERGDAEAYGRQFTEDGTYTTYIGSHYEGRADITASHHALFNGFLKGSKLAARYLDMRFLTKDVAVLTSRGADYTGDEPDADELSKVTTFTLVRETDGAWRIGAFHNTERSNVMERFSFLYAPDTAPKAEK; from the coding sequence ATGAACCGCAAGATCGTCAAGCGCGCCGTCCTGGCTTCCACGCTCGCCCTCGTCCTCGGCGCGACCGGCGCCTATCTCTATCTCGACGTCACCTCCGACGTGCAGCGCATCGGCGCCGAATCCTGTGCCGAGGTGATCCCGGCCGACGCCGACCGCCGCGACGGCAAGGCCGTCTGCGCCACCCTCGATGCCCTCAGCGACGCCTGGGAGCGTGGTGACGCGGAGGCGTACGGCCGTCAGTTCACCGAGGACGGCACGTACACCACCTACATCGGCAGCCACTACGAGGGCCGCGCCGACATCACCGCGAGCCACCACGCGCTCTTCAATGGCTTCCTCAAGGGCAGCAAGCTCGCCGCCAGGTATCTCGACATGCGCTTCCTGACCAAGGACGTCGCCGTCCTCACCAGCCGCGGTGCCGACTACACCGGTGACGAGCCCGACGCGGACGAACTCTCGAAGGTGACGACCTTCACCCTGGTCCGCGAGACCGACGGCGCCTGGCGGATCGGCGCGTTCCACAACACCGAGCGCAGCAACGTCATGGAGCGCTTCTCCTTCCTCTACGCCCCGGACACCGCCCCGAAGGCGGAAAAGTGA